One Acidobacteriaceae bacterium genomic region harbors:
- a CDS encoding carboxypeptidase regulatory-like domain-containing protein, translating to MSRFLRSLMLIIAVAISGLAAHGQLSTATMFGIVTDTTGAAVPGATVVITQTDTQTTRTLKTESDGSYRADFLPVGPYKLSVSAQGFKTLERTGITLTVTEEAHVDLQLPVGGESTTVEVTAEVPLLNTGNSTLGRTVSNVEIDNLPLVDRNVYTLLDLTPGVQNNNNSGIGGNGGVINPLGYPEQHVKINGSSDSGVGQVSYYLDGGSNMTGVRNTGNPLPNPDAIREFRVDTNNFSAQYGRNSAGVVTVLTKSGTNDFHGSVFEFYRDRNFNATTRATAVKTPYNQHRFGFTVGGPVKRDKLFFFGSYAGFRFITDNIFNPIVPSAAMVQGNFTANIPTAASSQVANNVKCTIAAQSSTQFWACNPYLPKASAWCDFNNQPNVCDPSTFDPSIMAIMKANLIPTAGSSGTINQLSPYSQKTDEQLYKGDYQMTAKQRLTFSYFHETGDFIVNPSGNNVLGWVVHNYNFAQHEANIQHVWTISNSTVNQLALNYTRLIGGRVPSPSESLANYGSTFAEQIPNGTICGVPAALGCSRPQLGVSGWFTAGNAISGPVTGTNLYAIRDVVSSTHGKHTLYYGGEADRENDAQQTSLNDYGVFSFTAHTNTTNHSSAAITDFLFGSPNSMEQDVPVYANANYFNYGLFLQDDWRAFSNLTLNLGVRYDIQTTPTDTLRRTMNFVPGAQSTVAPNGPKGVLFPGDPGVPAGGVNTRYNHISPRVGLAWTPYPNGHTVIHAAAGLFYGSVGGNLFTYPSNGEPFSGRPTFNNVIHVSNPYATDPKDFCNGDPTCIAGGVGHSPYPFIYNPKNPQYVVTPAAIIPVDPNFRWPVSYQVNFGFQQQLGGGFAFSGSYVGAFSRKLPTEWDANYPQFNVTSSGAAAASCTDTTQACAYADTSSTANNRRPYNAKAYAATSTASASNPIFSTISQIQSSESANYNSLQVTIQKRLAAGFSAQGFYVWSKALQSLDLDTSGNTGNSTGTEPEDNHNHWLDRQRSDYDQRHVVAASIVWKPHYNFNHRAERLIVNDWTFTSIIRIQSGVPFNITTGSDNNGDGVTNDRPNLVPGLTRASVTDNGHSRVAMIHNWVSPSQFCVFNTALNGINACPQDGAGPAGSDGTVRQNSLDAPGRRDIDASIFRDFPIWERVTFQIRGEATNVFNLTNLPPPNGTLNSSTFGQITTSYPGGSFGNRVIQVGGRILF from the coding sequence GTGAGCAGATTCCTGCGTTCGCTCATGCTTATCATCGCGGTTGCCATTTCGGGACTCGCCGCGCACGGGCAGCTTTCAACCGCAACAATGTTCGGCATCGTGACAGATACGACAGGCGCAGCCGTACCCGGCGCGACCGTCGTCATCACCCAGACCGACACCCAGACCACCCGCACCCTCAAGACCGAGAGCGACGGCTCTTACCGCGCCGACTTTCTTCCTGTCGGGCCGTACAAGCTCAGCGTCTCGGCGCAGGGTTTCAAGACGCTCGAGCGCACCGGCATCACCCTGACCGTCACGGAAGAGGCGCATGTCGACCTCCAGCTTCCGGTCGGCGGCGAATCCACGACCGTCGAGGTTACGGCCGAAGTCCCGCTGCTGAACACCGGCAACTCCACTCTCGGCCGCACGGTCTCGAACGTCGAGATCGACAATCTTCCGCTCGTTGACCGCAACGTTTACACGCTGCTCGACCTCACGCCCGGCGTACAGAACAACAACAACTCCGGCATTGGCGGCAACGGTGGCGTGATCAATCCGCTCGGCTACCCCGAGCAGCACGTCAAGATCAACGGCTCCTCAGACTCCGGCGTCGGTCAGGTCTCTTACTATCTCGACGGCGGCTCCAACATGACCGGCGTGCGCAACACCGGCAACCCGCTGCCCAATCCTGACGCCATCCGCGAGTTCCGCGTCGACACCAACAACTTCTCTGCGCAGTACGGCCGCAACTCCGCCGGCGTCGTCACCGTTCTCACCAAGTCCGGCACCAACGACTTCCACGGCTCCGTCTTCGAGTTCTACCGCGACCGCAACTTCAACGCGACTACGCGCGCCACCGCAGTGAAGACGCCCTACAATCAGCACCGCTTCGGTTTCACCGTCGGCGGCCCGGTCAAGCGCGACAAGCTCTTCTTCTTCGGCAGCTATGCCGGATTCCGCTTCATCACCGACAACATCTTCAATCCGATCGTTCCCAGCGCGGCAATGGTGCAGGGCAACTTCACAGCCAACATCCCCACGGCTGCCTCCTCGCAAGTTGCCAACAACGTTAAATGCACCATCGCGGCGCAGTCATCCACGCAGTTCTGGGCCTGCAACCCGTATCTCCCCAAGGCCTCGGCCTGGTGCGATTTCAACAACCAGCCGAACGTCTGCGATCCCTCGACCTTCGATCCGTCCATCATGGCGATCATGAAGGCCAACCTGATCCCGACTGCCGGCAGCAGTGGAACGATCAACCAGCTCAGCCCCTACAGCCAGAAGACCGACGAGCAGCTCTACAAGGGTGACTACCAGATGACCGCGAAACAGCGGCTGACGTTCAGTTACTTCCACGAGACCGGCGACTTCATCGTGAACCCCTCAGGCAACAACGTGCTCGGCTGGGTGGTGCATAACTACAACTTCGCCCAGCACGAGGCGAACATCCAGCACGTCTGGACGATCAGCAATTCAACCGTGAACCAGCTGGCACTGAACTACACCCGGCTCATCGGTGGCCGCGTGCCCTCACCCTCGGAGAGCCTCGCAAACTATGGCTCTACCTTCGCGGAGCAGATTCCGAACGGCACTATTTGCGGCGTGCCGGCGGCGCTCGGCTGCTCTCGTCCGCAGCTGGGTGTGAGCGGTTGGTTTACCGCGGGCAACGCCATCTCCGGCCCGGTCACCGGCACCAACCTCTACGCCATCCGCGACGTCGTGAGCAGCACGCACGGCAAGCACACTCTTTACTACGGCGGTGAAGCGGATCGTGAGAACGATGCGCAGCAGACGTCGCTGAACGACTACGGCGTCTTCAGCTTCACGGCCCACACCAACACAACCAACCACTCGTCCGCAGCCATCACCGACTTCCTCTTCGGCAGCCCGAACTCGATGGAGCAGGACGTTCCGGTATACGCCAACGCGAACTACTTCAACTACGGCCTGTTCCTGCAGGACGACTGGCGCGCATTTTCCAACCTCACGCTGAACCTTGGCGTTCGCTATGACATCCAGACCACCCCGACCGACACCCTCCGCCGCACGATGAATTTCGTTCCCGGAGCGCAGTCGACCGTAGCGCCGAACGGACCGAAGGGTGTTCTCTTCCCAGGCGATCCCGGCGTCCCCGCCGGTGGCGTCAACACCCGCTACAACCACATCTCGCCACGCGTAGGACTCGCGTGGACGCCCTATCCGAACGGCCACACCGTCATTCATGCTGCGGCTGGTCTCTTCTACGGATCGGTCGGCGGCAATCTCTTCACGTATCCCTCGAATGGTGAGCCGTTCTCCGGGCGTCCCACGTTCAACAACGTCATCCACGTCTCCAACCCCTACGCGACGGACCCGAAGGACTTCTGCAATGGCGATCCCACCTGCATCGCCGGCGGCGTAGGACATTCGCCCTATCCGTTCATCTACAACCCCAAGAACCCGCAGTATGTCGTCACTCCGGCGGCCATCATTCCCGTTGATCCGAACTTCCGCTGGCCGGTCAGCTACCAGGTCAACTTCGGATTCCAGCAGCAGCTCGGCGGAGGCTTCGCCTTCTCCGGCAGCTATGTCGGGGCCTTCTCTCGCAAGCTTCCTACCGAGTGGGACGCTAATTATCCGCAGTTCAATGTCACCTCCAGCGGCGCCGCGGCGGCAAGCTGCACGGATACAACACAAGCCTGCGCGTACGCGGACACCAGCTCAACCGCGAACAACCGCCGCCCGTATAACGCGAAGGCTTACGCCGCCACATCGACAGCCTCTGCATCCAATCCGATCTTCTCGACGATCTCGCAGATCCAATCGTCGGAGAGCGCCAACTACAACTCGCTGCAGGTGACGATCCAGAAGCGGCTTGCAGCGGGGTTCAGTGCCCAGGGCTTTTACGTCTGGTCCAAGGCGCTGCAGAGCCTCGATCTCGACACCTCCGGCAACACCGGCAACAGCACTGGTACCGAACCAGAGGACAACCACAATCACTGGCTTGACCGGCAGCGTTCCGACTACGATCAGCGTCACGTCGTGGCCGCGTCCATCGTGTGGAAGCCGCACTACAACTTCAACCACCGGGCGGAGCGGCTGATTGTGAACGATTGGACCTTCACATCGATCATCCGCATCCAGAGCGGCGTTCCGTTCAACATCACCACCGGCTCCGACAACAACGGTGACGGCGTGACGAACGATCGTCCCAACCTGGTTCCTGGCTTGACCCGCGCGTCGGTCACCGACAATGGCCATTCCCGCGTCGCAATGATTCACAACTGGGTCAGCCCATCTCAATTCTGCGTATTCAATACGGCTCTCAATGGCATCAACGCCTGCCCGCAGGATGGCGCTGGTCCGGCCGGTTCAGACGGAACCGTTCGTCAGAACTCGCTCGATGCTCCAGGGCGTCGTGACATCGATGCGTCCATCTTCCGCGACTTTCCTATCTGGGAGCGCGTCACCTTCCAGATCCGCGGAGAGGCGACCAACGTCTTCAACCTCACCAATCTGCCGCCTCCGAACGGAACCTTGAACTCATCCACCTTCGGACAGATCACGACCTCGTATCCTGGCGGCAGCTTCGGCAACCGCGTCATCCAGGTTGGCGGCCGCATTTTGTTCTAG
- a CDS encoding RidA family protein — MPIDKTAIATKDAPAAIGPYTQAVRSGDLVFTSGQIPLDPATGQMISGGITEQTERVVANLRGVLAAAGLSFANVVKTTVFLKSMSDFAAMNEVYARAFAGDGIVAPARSTVQVAALPKDALVEIECIAKV, encoded by the coding sequence ATGCCTATCGATAAGACTGCAATTGCCACCAAGGATGCCCCGGCCGCGATCGGGCCGTATACCCAGGCGGTTCGCTCCGGCGACCTCGTATTCACCTCGGGACAGATTCCGCTGGATCCTGCGACGGGCCAGATGATCTCTGGCGGGATTACGGAGCAGACGGAACGAGTCGTCGCGAACCTGCGCGGCGTGCTGGCGGCCGCGGGTTTGAGTTTTGCAAACGTGGTGAAGACGACGGTGTTCCTGAAAAGCATGAGCGACTTCGCCGCCATGAACGAGGTTTACGCGCGCGCATTCGCGGGTGATGGAATCGTTGCGCCGGCGCGCTCGACCGTGCAGGTTGCAGCGCTGCCGAAGGACGCACTGGTGGAGATTGAGTGCATCGCAAAGGTCTGA
- the hscA gene encoding Fe-S protein assembly chaperone HscA: MAEQQQRVVGIDLGTTNSLVAYMQGDTPQVIPGDDGAAIVPSVVAFDQETKEGFAVGNAARDVLLKQPANAVYSVKRLMGRDLEDVQPELKLFPFHMAEGLKPGEVLKLDVGGLTLTPPEISAYVLLQLKRNAERFFGAPVTKAVITVPAYFNDAQRQATKDAGRIAGLDVLRLVNEPTAAALAYGLDKLHGGKDGIIAVYDFGGGTFDISILKLHEGIFEVVATGGDTHLGGDDIDHLLLGVAIDDIRGDLGIDVSTQPEAIQALRKAVIDAKIALSANPSARLQVELAGGKQYLREITREQFEQLIAPVIERTAGPVKQALKDSGLAQEQIDEVVMVGGSTRIPAVRALVTKLFDLESRSKKLHTELNPDEVVALGAAVQAQILSGEASSATDDLLLLDVTPLSLGIEALGGVVAKIIQRNSTIPASATEHFTTGVDGQTNVAIHVVQGERELAKDCRSLARFDLKGIPPMVAGLPRIEVKFLIDANGILQVSAREQRSGKEAQVEVKPTYGLTDEQVESMILESFDMAEADITARQVIEATNEAQTILDAVDKGKESPAWQQLTSVEHEEIEAAAKEVEASIRGGDYKIIRKAIEQLDKKTRRFAEIMMDSAVSGALQGKTMNSAGESMGQGPSAPHPFAKAEIQDSKPNVIEAAEANPETPGESEEH, encoded by the coding sequence GTGGCAGAACAACAGCAGCGCGTCGTCGGCATTGACCTTGGCACAACCAACTCGCTCGTCGCCTACATGCAGGGCGACACGCCGCAGGTCATCCCCGGCGACGATGGCGCCGCGATCGTCCCCAGCGTCGTCGCTTTCGATCAGGAGACGAAGGAAGGCTTCGCCGTCGGCAACGCGGCGCGTGATGTGCTGCTCAAGCAGCCGGCGAACGCGGTCTACTCGGTCAAGCGCCTCATGGGCCGCGACCTCGAAGACGTCCAGCCCGAGCTCAAACTCTTCCCATTCCATATGGCGGAAGGTCTCAAGCCCGGCGAGGTACTCAAGCTGGACGTCGGCGGTCTCACTCTCACGCCTCCTGAAATCTCCGCTTACGTCCTTCTCCAGCTCAAGCGCAACGCCGAACGCTTCTTCGGCGCTCCGGTCACGAAAGCTGTGATCACCGTTCCTGCCTACTTCAACGACGCGCAGCGACAGGCGACGAAGGACGCGGGGCGGATTGCGGGCCTGGATGTACTTCGCCTCGTGAACGAACCGACAGCCGCCGCGCTCGCGTACGGTCTCGACAAGCTGCACGGCGGCAAGGACGGCATCATTGCCGTGTACGACTTCGGCGGCGGCACGTTCGACATCTCCATCCTCAAGCTGCATGAAGGCATCTTCGAGGTCGTCGCCACTGGCGGCGACACGCACCTCGGCGGCGACGACATCGATCACCTGCTGCTTGGCGTCGCCATCGACGACATTCGCGGCGACCTCGGCATTGACGTGAGCACGCAGCCGGAAGCCATTCAGGCGCTGCGCAAGGCAGTGATCGACGCCAAGATTGCGCTCTCCGCAAATCCGTCCGCGCGGCTGCAGGTAGAGCTCGCCGGCGGCAAACAGTATCTGCGCGAGATTACGCGCGAGCAGTTCGAGCAGTTGATTGCGCCGGTGATCGAGCGCACGGCCGGTCCGGTGAAGCAGGCACTCAAGGATTCGGGTCTCGCTCAGGAGCAGATCGATGAAGTTGTGATGGTCGGCGGCTCCACGCGCATTCCCGCCGTGCGCGCACTGGTCACGAAACTCTTCGATCTCGAATCGCGCAGCAAGAAGCTGCACACTGAGTTGAACCCTGACGAAGTTGTCGCGCTTGGCGCGGCCGTCCAGGCACAGATTCTCTCCGGCGAAGCAAGCTCTGCCACCGACGACCTGCTGCTGCTCGACGTCACGCCGCTCTCGCTCGGCATCGAGGCGCTCGGCGGCGTCGTGGCGAAGATCATTCAGCGCAACTCGACCATTCCTGCGAGTGCGACGGAGCACTTCACCACCGGCGTCGATGGACAGACGAACGTTGCGATTCACGTGGTCCAGGGCGAGCGCGAGCTCGCCAAGGACTGCCGCTCGCTGGCTCGTTTTGACCTGAAAGGAATTCCGCCGATGGTTGCGGGTCTGCCGCGCATCGAGGTGAAGTTCCTGATCGATGCCAACGGCATCCTGCAGGTCAGCGCGCGCGAGCAGCGCAGCGGCAAAGAGGCGCAGGTCGAAGTGAAGCCAACCTACGGGCTCACCGATGAGCAGGTAGAGTCGATGATCCTGGAGAGCTTTGATATGGCTGAAGCGGACATCACAGCGCGGCAGGTGATCGAAGCCACGAACGAAGCGCAGACGATTCTGGACGCCGTGGACAAGGGTAAGGAATCACCTGCGTGGCAGCAGCTTACCTCGGTCGAGCATGAGGAGATTGAGGCTGCGGCTAAAGAAGTGGAGGCTTCCATCCGCGGCGGTGATTACAAGATCATCCGGAAGGCCATCGAGCAGCTTGATAAGAAGACACGCCGCTTTGCGGAGATCATGATGGATTCAGCGGTCTCGGGCGCGCTGCAGGGCAAGACGATGAACTCCGCGGGAGAGTCGATGGGGCAAGGCCCTAGCGCACCGCATCCATTCGCGAAAGCAGAGATTCAGGATTCGAAGCCGAATGTGATTGAGGCTGCGGAGGCGAACCCAGAGACGCCAGGCGAGTCCGAAGAGCACTGA
- the murQ gene encoding N-acetylmuramic acid 6-phosphate etherase has protein sequence MASPNTAALGQLLTESRNPRSENLDQLSTLDMLRVINDEDATVAAAVRAELPNIARAVDEIAARFQRGGRLFYIGAGTSGRLGVLDASECPPTFSVPSDLVQGLIAGGDSALRLSSEHSEDSPDLGAQDLAAAGFASDNHPDTLVGIAASGRTPYVLGAMDYARQRGALTIGLSCVPNSALAQAAEIAITPATGPEVLTGSTRMKAGTATKLVLNMLSTGVMVRTGATFGNLMVNVRPTNAKLVDRAERIISDATGVDRETASQLLKDSGDDVKTAIVMARLHLDASAARAKLAAANGVLGQALK, from the coding sequence ATGGCATCTCCCAACACCGCCGCCCTCGGCCAGCTCCTCACCGAATCCCGCAACCCGCGCTCCGAGAATCTCGACCAGCTCTCCACCCTGGACATGCTCCGCGTCATCAATGACGAGGACGCCACCGTCGCCGCCGCCGTCCGCGCCGAGCTCCCCAACATCGCCCGTGCGGTAGACGAGATCGCAGCCCGCTTCCAGCGAGGCGGCCGCCTCTTCTACATCGGCGCCGGCACCAGCGGCCGCCTCGGCGTCCTCGACGCCAGCGAGTGCCCTCCCACCTTCTCCGTCCCCTCTGACCTTGTCCAGGGTCTCATCGCTGGCGGCGACAGCGCGCTGCGGCTCTCCAGCGAGCACTCCGAGGACTCGCCGGACCTCGGCGCCCAGGACCTCGCCGCAGCCGGCTTCGCCTCCGACAACCACCCCGACACCCTCGTCGGCATCGCCGCCTCCGGCCGCACCCCCTACGTCCTCGGCGCCATGGACTACGCCCGCCAGCGCGGAGCGCTCACCATCGGCCTGAGCTGCGTCCCCAACTCCGCCCTCGCCCAGGCGGCCGAGATCGCCATCACCCCCGCCACCGGCCCCGAAGTCCTCACCGGCTCCACTCGCATGAAGGCTGGAACCGCGACAAAACTTGTTCTCAACATGCTCTCGACAGGAGTAATGGTCCGCACGGGAGCAACGTTTGGCAACCTGATGGTTAACGTCCGTCCGACCAACGCGAAGCTCGTCGACCGCGCCGAACGCATCATCTCCGACGCGACAGGAGTCGATCGCGAGACTGCCTCACAGTTATTGAAGGACTCCGGCGATGACGTCAAGACTGCGATTGTGATGGCCCGACTTCACCTCGATGCGAGCGCCGCGCGTGCGAAGCTCGCTGCCGCGAATGGTGTCCTCGGCCAAGCGTTGAAGTAG
- a CDS encoding MFS transporter, whose translation MSERKKRRAAGATAAVAWQHRDFRFYSAARLVGILGAEAQAVGVAWQIYQMTHSALALGYTGLALFLPGLFFTLPAGHVADLFDRRTVLLTCYVAQFGATLWLLRMTMHGVSSVWWIYGALLLIGLGRCFSGPASAALVPMLVPKEHFVNAVTWGSAIFQIATATGPMFGGILFTVSLAGTRWVRWQGAPVVYVFTLGCIVLYLGLIGMIRPQGAAEKRGFSLSTMAAGLRYVMRTRLLLGSISLDLFAVLLGGAVSLLPIFADQILHAGPHGLGLLRAMPSLGALAVSMTLLTRPMRRNAGKKMLVCVGIFGVATVVFGLSRNIWLSCAALLVVGASDMISVVVRGSILQLATPHEMRGRVSSVNWLFLGASNELGEYESGLTAHWWGAVRAVVFGGVASMAITGLWAVFFPALRRADKLDADHLIALEQELSAAEPVG comes from the coding sequence ATGAGTGAGCGGAAGAAGCGGCGGGCTGCTGGTGCTACGGCGGCGGTGGCGTGGCAGCATCGTGACTTCCGGTTCTATTCGGCTGCGCGGCTGGTGGGGATCCTGGGGGCGGAGGCGCAGGCCGTTGGGGTGGCGTGGCAGATCTATCAGATGACGCACTCGGCGCTGGCGCTGGGGTATACCGGGCTGGCGCTGTTTCTGCCGGGGCTGTTCTTTACGCTGCCGGCGGGGCATGTGGCGGATTTGTTCGATCGGCGGACGGTGCTGCTGACGTGCTATGTAGCGCAGTTTGGCGCGACGCTGTGGCTGCTGCGGATGACAATGCATGGCGTGAGCTCGGTGTGGTGGATTTATGGCGCGCTGCTGCTGATTGGGCTGGGAAGGTGTTTCAGCGGGCCGGCGTCGGCGGCGCTGGTGCCGATGCTGGTGCCGAAGGAGCACTTTGTGAATGCGGTTACGTGGGGGTCGGCGATCTTTCAGATTGCGACGGCGACGGGGCCGATGTTTGGCGGGATCTTGTTCACGGTGTCGCTGGCTGGGACGCGATGGGTGCGCTGGCAGGGCGCGCCGGTGGTTTATGTGTTCACGCTGGGCTGCATTGTGCTGTACCTGGGGCTGATTGGGATGATCCGGCCGCAGGGAGCGGCGGAGAAGCGCGGCTTCTCGCTGAGCACGATGGCGGCGGGGTTGCGGTACGTGATGCGCACGCGGCTGCTGCTGGGGTCGATCTCACTGGATCTGTTTGCGGTGCTGCTGGGCGGGGCGGTGAGCCTGCTGCCGATTTTTGCGGACCAGATTCTGCACGCCGGGCCGCATGGGCTGGGTCTGCTGCGGGCGATGCCGAGCCTGGGGGCGCTGGCGGTGTCGATGACGCTGCTGACCCGCCCGATGAGGCGGAATGCAGGGAAGAAGATGCTGGTGTGTGTGGGGATCTTTGGCGTGGCGACGGTGGTGTTCGGGCTGAGCCGGAATATCTGGCTGAGCTGCGCAGCGCTGCTGGTGGTGGGCGCTAGCGACATGATCAGCGTGGTGGTGCGGGGGAGCATCTTGCAGCTGGCGACGCCGCATGAGATGCGGGGCAGGGTGTCGAGCGTGAACTGGCTGTTCCTGGGGGCGAGTAATGAGCTGGGCGAGTATGAGAGCGGATTGACGGCTCACTGGTGGGGCGCTGTGAGGGCAGTGGTGTTCGGCGGCGTGGCGAGCATGGCGATCACAGGGCTGTGGGCGGTGTTCTTCCCGGCTCTGCGGAGAGCCGACAAGCTGGACGCGGACCACCTGATTGCGCTGGAGCAGGAGCTGAGCGCGGCGGAGCCGGTGGGGTAG
- a CDS encoding purine nucleoside permease, which yields MRLLRASVFLAVFFTLAAHAQKPWPIRAVIVTTFEVGNDTGDAPGEFQFWVERQHLDEVLPFPGGVHALRTNKDHTILGMVSGTTLVNATASMMALGLDPRFDLTHAYILINGISGIDPHIGSIGSAAWARYVIGDVAREIDPREAPKSWPYGIFPTSAKQPNPPSIQDPVWHRSNLFTLNQSLVQWAYDQTRSLKLPDDPAVAAFRAEYTDTPAAQRPPFVLLGDTFASDYYWHGTIMTTYAEDWVRLWTNGRGVFATTEMEDSGFLNAIDRLDDMHRLDRNRVLVLRTGSNYSMERPGHDAVESVSTPYIGKNLALESAYLVGSTVLHNLLTNWSTTRNHIPSGVLTNH from the coding sequence ATGCGCCTTCTCCGCGCCAGTGTCTTTCTCGCCGTCTTCTTCACCCTCGCCGCACACGCCCAAAAGCCCTGGCCGATCCGCGCCGTCATCGTCACCACCTTCGAGGTCGGCAACGACACCGGCGACGCTCCCGGCGAATTCCAGTTCTGGGTTGAGCGCCAGCACCTCGACGAGGTCCTGCCATTCCCCGGCGGCGTACACGCCCTCCGCACCAACAAAGACCACACCATCCTCGGCATGGTCTCCGGCACCACACTCGTCAACGCCACCGCCAGCATGATGGCCCTCGGCCTCGACCCGCGCTTCGATCTCACCCACGCCTACATCCTCATCAACGGCATCTCCGGCATCGACCCCCACATCGGCTCCATCGGTTCCGCCGCATGGGCGCGCTATGTCATCGGCGACGTCGCCCGCGAGATCGATCCCCGCGAAGCCCCCAAATCCTGGCCCTACGGCATCTTCCCCACCAGCGCCAAACAGCCCAACCCGCCCTCCATCCAGGACCCCGTCTGGCACCGCTCCAATCTCTTCACGCTCAATCAAAGCCTCGTCCAGTGGGCCTACGACCAGACCCGCTCCCTCAAGCTCCCCGATGACCCCGCCGTCGCCGCCTTCCGCGCCGAGTACACCGACACGCCCGCCGCCCAGCGCCCGCCCTTCGTCCTCCTCGGCGACACCTTCGCCTCCGATTACTACTGGCACGGCACCATCATGACCACCTACGCCGAAGATTGGGTCCGCCTCTGGACCAACGGCCGCGGCGTCTTCGCCACCACCGAGATGGAAGACTCCGGCTTCCTCAACGCCATCGACCGCCTCGACGACATGCACCGCCTCGACCGCAACCGCGTCCTCGTCCTCCGCACCGGCAGCAACTACTCCATGGAGCGCCCCGGCCACGACGCCGTCGAGTCCGTCAGCACGCCCTACATCGGCAAAAACCTCGCACTCGAGTCCGCGTACCTCGTCGGCTCAACCGTGCTGCACAACCTGCTCACCAACTGGTCCACCACCCGCAACCACATCCCGAGCGGCGTTCTTACTAACCACTAA
- a CDS encoding DEAD/DEAH box helicase, translated as MSNSLTLESILNPAPMQVARHITQTEASALHFTDFSITQSLKDRLTAAGFIKPTPVQAGAIPPALEGDDILATASTGTGKTLSFLVPMIDRLEQISQPSTKAKKSPILALILLPTRELAMQVLEHYFKISPVNKQDAVLVCGGLSENPQIESIQRGPRVVVATPGRLEDYLKRKLINLRDVDMLVLDEVDRMLDMGFLPAIRRIVGALPKDRQTMCYSATLDANIREIVKDYVSKPVRVEIGQTSKPSDRVTLRVYTVMQDQKLAQLDRMLNEEEGTFLVFSRTKHGAERIGRKLEKLGHKTETIHGDRSQSQRTSALKKFSDGKARVLVATDVAARGLDVSHIAHVVNYDLPNGSDDFVHRIGRTGRAGNTGVATTFITPLEKGDARKLERELKISFEWRMADKDLEKEERNRPIDLTEKPIDDISALLAMETRSWKSEGEQHAHHARQHAPHHPHGSSDAGHGRSHAGKGQRDGRSSGSSASGGRSAGRRGRRRSS; from the coding sequence TTGTCGAACTCACTTACGCTTGAATCAATTTTGAATCCCGCGCCCATGCAGGTTGCGCGGCACATTACACAGACTGAGGCTTCGGCCCTTCACTTTACGGACTTCAGCATTACGCAGTCGCTGAAGGACCGCCTGACCGCAGCGGGCTTCATCAAGCCGACGCCGGTGCAGGCGGGCGCGATTCCGCCGGCGCTCGAAGGCGATGACATTCTTGCGACCGCCTCGACCGGTACGGGCAAGACGCTGAGCTTTTTGGTGCCGATGATCGACAGGCTGGAGCAGATCTCGCAGCCTTCGACGAAAGCCAAGAAGTCGCCGATCCTGGCGCTGATCCTGCTGCCGACGCGCGAGCTGGCGATGCAGGTGCTGGAGCATTACTTCAAGATCTCGCCGGTGAACAAGCAGGACGCCGTGCTGGTGTGCGGCGGACTGAGCGAGAACCCGCAGATCGAGTCGATTCAGCGCGGACCGCGCGTTGTGGTCGCGACGCCAGGGCGGCTAGAGGACTACCTGAAGCGCAAGCTGATCAATTTGCGCGACGTGGACATGCTGGTGCTGGACGAAGTCGACCGCATGCTGGACATGGGCTTTCTGCCCGCGATCCGGCGCATCGTTGGCGCTCTGCCGAAAGACCGGCAGACGATGTGCTACTCAGCCACGCTGGATGCGAACATTCGCGAGATCGTGAAGGACTATGTGAGCAAGCCAGTGCGCGTGGAGATCGGCCAGACGTCGAAGCCGAGCGACCGCGTAACGCTGCGTGTGTACACGGTGATGCAGGACCAGAAGCTCGCGCAGCTGGACCGCATGCTGAACGAGGAGGAGGGGACGTTCCTCGTGTTCTCGCGCACCAAGCATGGGGCCGAGCGCATTGGACGCAAGCTGGAGAAGCTGGGGCACAAGACGGAGACGATTCATGGCGACCGCTCCCAGTCGCAGCGCACCTCCGCGCTCAAGAAGTTTTCTGACGGCAAGGCGCGCGTGCTGGTTGCGACTGATGTTGCGGCTCGCGGGCTGGACGTCTCGCACATCGCGCACGTGGTGAACTACGACCTGCCGAACGGTTCGGATGACTTTGTGCACCGTATCGGGCGCACGGGACGAGCGGGCAACACGGGTGTGGCGACGACCTTCATCACGCCGCTCGAGAAGGGCGACGCCAGGAAGCTGGAGCGCGAGCTGAAGATCAGCTTTGAGTGGCGCATGGCTGACAAGGACCTTGAAAAGGAAGAGCGCAACCGGCCGATCGATCTGACTGAGAAGCCGATCGATGACATCTCGGCGCTGCTGGCGATGGAGACGCGGTCGTGGAAGAGCGAAGGCGAGCAGCATGCGCATCACGCTCGTCAGCACGCGCCGCATCATCCGCACGGGAGCTCGGATGCGGGACACGGGCGCTCACACGCCGGTAAAGGGCAGCGCGATGGACGGTCCAGCGGATCGTCGGCGAGCGGCGGACGCAGCGCAGGACGCCGCGGACGGCGTCGCAGCAGCTAA